A genome region from Yoonia vestfoldensis includes the following:
- the nrdR gene encoding transcriptional regulator NrdR, with the protein MRCPFCGNVDTQVKDSRPAEDHVAIRRRRFCPACGGRFTTYERVQLRDLVVIKSNGRREDFDRQKLERSIRIALQKRPVEPERMDQMISGIVRRLESLGDTDIPSGTIGEIVMESLARIDTVAYVRFASVYKNFQAADDFDKFVSELRPQVAKEDE; encoded by the coding sequence ATGCGTTGCCCTTTTTGCGGAAATGTCGATACCCAGGTCAAGGATTCCCGCCCCGCCGAGGATCATGTCGCAATCAGGCGCAGACGGTTCTGTCCGGCCTGTGGCGGGCGGTTCACCACCTATGAACGCGTGCAGCTGCGCGATCTGGTGGTGATCAAATCCAACGGTCGGCGCGAGGATTTCGACCGCCAGAAGCTGGAACGCTCGATCCGCATCGCGCTGCAAAAACGCCCCGTGGAACCTGAACGCATGGATCAGATGATCAGCGGCATCGTGCGCCGGCTCGAAAGCCTGGGCGATACCGATATCCCGTCAGGCACCATCGGCGAGATCGTGATGGAAAGCCTCGCAAGGATCGACACGGTGGCCTATGTGCGGTTCGCCAGCGTCTATAAGAATTTCCAGGCGGCGGATGATTTCGACAAATTCGTCAGTGAATTGCGCCCGCAAGTCGCCAAAGAAGACGAGTGA
- the ribD gene encoding bifunctional diaminohydroxyphosphoribosylaminopyrimidine deaminase/5-amino-6-(5-phosphoribosylamino)uracil reductase RibD has product MTDARYMALALQLGRRGMGRVWPNPAVGCVIVGHGRILGRGWTQDGGRPHAEVMALAQAGDAARGATVYVTLEPCAHHGKTPPCAQALIAAGVARVVVALDDPDPRVAGRGIAMLEQAGIVVETGLLSDQARADHAGFLARITAGRPFVTLKLAGSLDGRIATASGDSQWITGPEARRAVHMMRARHDAVLVGAGTLRADDPALNVRGLGITRQPVRIVVSRAAKLPLTSQLAQTAKQSPVWICHGPRADVADWVALGAVSLPCALRAGQVAPEAMMQVLAGAGLTRVFCEGGGMLAASLLGAGLVDELVVMTAGCAIGAEGTPALAAMGIGPLADAPRFALHDLARLGDDVMARWRRV; this is encoded by the coding sequence GTGACCGACGCCCGCTACATGGCCTTGGCGCTGCAATTGGGGCGGCGCGGGATGGGCCGTGTCTGGCCCAATCCGGCCGTGGGCTGCGTGATTGTGGGCCATGGCCGCATTCTTGGGCGCGGCTGGACGCAGGATGGCGGACGGCCCCATGCCGAGGTCATGGCCTTGGCGCAGGCGGGTGATGCCGCGCGTGGTGCCACGGTCTATGTCACGCTGGAACCCTGCGCCCATCACGGCAAAACCCCGCCCTGCGCGCAGGCGCTGATCGCGGCGGGCGTGGCGCGGGTGGTGGTGGCGCTGGATGATCCTGATCCGCGCGTGGCCGGTCGCGGGATTGCGATGCTGGAACAGGCGGGGATCGTGGTGGAAACGGGGCTGCTCTCCGATCAGGCCCGCGCCGATCATGCCGGGTTTTTGGCGCGGATCACCGCGGGGCGGCCTTTTGTGACGCTCAAGCTGGCGGGCTCGCTCGATGGCCGGATCGCCACGGCCAGCGGTGACAGCCAATGGATCACCGGGCCAGAGGCCCGCCGCGCGGTGCATATGATGCGTGCGCGCCATGATGCGGTGCTGGTGGGGGCCGGGACATTGCGCGCCGATGATCCGGCGCTGAATGTGCGCGGCCTTGGCATCACCCGCCAGCCTGTGCGCATCGTCGTCTCGCGCGCGGCAAAACTGCCGCTGACCAGCCAATTGGCGCAAACGGCGAAACAATCGCCGGTCTGGATCTGTCACGGCCCGCGCGCCGATGTCGCCGATTGGGTGGCGCTGGGCGCTGTCAGCCTGCCTTGCGCCTTGCGCGCGGGACAGGTCGCGCCCGAGGCGATGATGCAGGTGCTGGCGGGTGCGGGGCTGACGCGGGTCTTTTGCGAAGGCGGCGGGATGCTGGCGGCCTCTTTGCTGGGGGCGGGGCTGGTCGACGAGCTGGTGGTCATGACCGCAGGCTGTGCCATCGGGGCCGAAGGCACGCCCGCGCTGGCCGCGATGGGGATTGGCCCGCTGGCCGATGCGCCGCGTTTTGCGCTGCATGATCTGGCGCGTCTGGGCGATGATGTCATGGCGCGGTGGCGGCGGGTCTAG
- a CDS encoding capsule biosynthesis protein, whose protein sequence is MSSQRHFLFLQGPHGPFFRQIAAALRKSGARVWRVGFNAGDAAFWWGSPGYLPFRDSPDAWPAALARILQDKQITDIVLYGDTRPIHAEAVRQARAAGLRIHVFEEGYLRPYWVTYERGGSNGHSQLRAMTLAEMRAHLAQPGHDQPTPPAHWGDMRQHIFYGALYHWFVMFRNARYPLFRPHRALPVRIEAQLYTRRLLMMPFMALLRGLATLRIKAGGYPYHLVLLQLEHDSSFQIHSPFHDMDSFIEVTIAGFAKGAPAGHHLVFKTHPLENGRKPLHRLIRQAAAARGIAHRVHFVRGGKLARLLDSARSAVTVNSTAGQQVLWRGIALRIFGAAVYDKPDFVSDQPLPAFFAAPRPPDAQAYRDFRQFLLQTSQVPGGFYSAKGRRNLIRQLAPMMLADADPYAAPRLKGQGCDLPAPPLAKIQRVA, encoded by the coding sequence ATGAGTTCCCAGCGTCACTTCCTTTTCCTGCAAGGGCCGCATGGCCCGTTCTTTCGCCAGATCGCGGCGGCGCTGCGCAAATCCGGCGCAAGGGTCTGGCGCGTGGGTTTCAACGCGGGCGATGCGGCTTTCTGGTGGGGCAGCCCCGGCTATCTGCCGTTTCGTGACAGCCCCGACGCCTGGCCCGCCGCGCTGGCGCGCATCCTGCAAGACAAGCAGATCACCGATATCGTGCTCTACGGCGACACCCGCCCGATCCATGCCGAGGCTGTCCGCCAGGCCCGCGCCGCCGGCCTGCGCATCCATGTCTTTGAAGAAGGCTATCTGCGCCCCTATTGGGTCACCTATGAACGCGGCGGCAGCAATGGGCATTCGCAGCTGCGCGCCATGACCCTGGCCGAGATGCGCGCGCATCTGGCCCAGCCAGGCCATGACCAGCCGACGCCGCCTGCGCATTGGGGCGACATGCGCCAGCATATCTTTTACGGCGCGCTTTATCATTGGTTCGTGATGTTCCGGAACGCGCGCTATCCGCTGTTCCGCCCACACCGCGCCCTGCCCGTCCGGATCGAGGCGCAGCTTTACACCCGCCGCCTGCTGATGATGCCCTTCATGGCATTGCTGCGCGGGCTGGCCACGCTGCGCATCAAGGCGGGCGGCTATCCCTATCACCTGGTGTTGCTGCAACTGGAACATGATTCGAGCTTTCAGATCCATTCGCCCTTTCACGACATGGACAGCTTTATCGAGGTGACCATCGCGGGTTTCGCCAAAGGCGCACCGGCGGGGCATCACCTGGTGTTCAAAACCCATCCGCTGGAAAACGGGCGCAAACCGCTGCACCGGCTGATCCGGCAGGCCGCCGCTGCACGCGGCATCGCCCATCGCGTGCATTTCGTGCGCGGCGGCAAGCTGGCGCGGCTGCTCGATTCCGCACGGTCGGCGGTCACGGTCAATTCAACCGCAGGCCAGCAGGTGCTCTGGCGCGGCATCGCGCTGCGGATTTTCGGGGCGGCGGTCTATGACAAACCGGATTTCGTGTCCGACCAGCCCCTGCCCGCCTTTTTCGCGGCCCCGCGCCCCCCCGACGCGCAGGCCTATCGCGATTTCCGGCAATTCCTGCTGCAAACCAGCCAGGTGCCCGGCGGGTTCTATTCCGCCAAAGGCCGGCGCAACCTGATCCGGCAGCTTGCGCCGATGATGCTGGCGGATGCGGATCCCTATGCAGCGCCGCGCCTTAAGGGGCAGGGCTGCGATCTGCCCGCCCCGCCGCTGGCCAAGATCCAGCGCGTCGCATAG
- a CDS encoding capsular polysaccharide biosynthesis protein has protein sequence MPGEMRQNLYVYSGGFLTQPRIRRILTLAGYDIRIGAPGPDDLIGVWGHSPTAPRGEAVARHKGAGLIRVEDSFLRSVRPGRSGDLPIGLNIDRRGVHFDPTMPSDLEMILAHDPLDDTALLTRAKAGIAALQADHLSKYSCFDPKTPTPEPGYVLVIDQTRKDASITASGADSNTFREMLFYAQTDHPGQRIVIKTHPETIAGDKAGYFTAADASNRISLCTAPVSPWALLAGATAVYTVTSQLGFEAILAGHKPVVFGEPFYAGWGLSCDRNPVQRRQRRLTRAQLFAGAMILYPTWYDPYHDRLCSIEEATATLSALTRAWRDDHQGWVAADMRLWKRKPLQQVFGQYQKLRFAGGAKAAAQASQTNRRLMRWASTDARDAVLVEDGFLRSRGLGADLVAPLSLVLDDLGIYYDATRPSRLESLIAGSTRLPAAKRDRAEALIARIRAAGLSKYNLQARRPLPALPQGRRILVPGQVEDDASLRRGAGEICTNAALLQAARAANPAAVILYKPHPDVRAGLRPGAVANARDWADLVLEDADPIAAINACDSIWTMTSLLGFEALLHDRPVTCLGMPFYAGWGLTDDRAMPIARRNKTIDLTALVHATLIAYPRYHDPVSGLPCPVEVIVDRLTHGDIPPATRLNRATAKLQGLFASAAPLWR, from the coding sequence ATGCCGGGTGAAATGCGCCAGAACCTCTATGTCTATTCAGGCGGCTTCCTGACCCAGCCGCGCATCCGGCGCATCCTGACTTTGGCGGGCTATGACATCCGGATCGGCGCGCCCGGTCCCGATGATCTGATCGGCGTCTGGGGCCATAGCCCCACCGCCCCGCGGGGCGAGGCCGTGGCGCGGCACAAAGGCGCGGGCCTGATCCGGGTCGAGGATAGCTTTCTGCGCTCGGTCCGGCCTGGACGGTCGGGTGATCTGCCCATCGGGCTGAACATCGACCGGCGCGGCGTGCATTTCGACCCGACAATGCCCTCTGATCTGGAAATGATCCTCGCCCATGATCCGCTCGATGATACCGCCCTGCTGACCCGCGCCAAGGCGGGGATCGCGGCGCTGCAAGCGGATCATCTGTCAAAATACAGCTGTTTTGATCCCAAAACCCCCACCCCAGAGCCGGGCTATGTGCTGGTCATCGACCAGACCCGCAAGGATGCCAGCATCACCGCCAGCGGTGCCGACAGCAACACATTCCGCGAAATGCTGTTTTACGCGCAGACCGACCATCCCGGCCAAAGGATCGTGATCAAGACCCATCCCGAAACCATCGCAGGCGATAAGGCGGGCTATTTCACCGCCGCCGATGCCAGCAACCGGATCAGCCTCTGCACGGCACCGGTCTCGCCCTGGGCGCTGTTGGCGGGGGCCACCGCCGTCTATACCGTCACATCGCAATTGGGGTTCGAGGCGATCCTTGCCGGGCATAAACCTGTGGTCTTTGGCGAGCCCTTCTATGCAGGCTGGGGGCTCAGCTGTGACCGCAACCCGGTGCAACGCCGCCAGCGGCGGCTGACGCGGGCGCAATTATTCGCAGGCGCGATGATCCTTTATCCGACATGGTACGACCCCTATCACGACCGGCTGTGCAGCATCGAAGAAGCCACCGCCACTCTGTCCGCCCTGACCCGCGCATGGCGTGACGACCACCAGGGCTGGGTCGCCGCCGATATGCGGCTGTGGAAACGCAAACCCCTGCAACAGGTCTTTGGGCAATATCAAAAACTGCGCTTTGCAGGCGGGGCCAAGGCCGCGGCACAGGCCAGCCAGACCAACCGCCGGCTGATGCGCTGGGCCAGCACCGATGCGCGCGACGCCGTGCTGGTCGAGGACGGGTTCCTGCGCTCGCGCGGGCTGGGCGCCGATCTGGTGGCGCCGCTCTCGCTCGTGCTGGACGATCTCGGGATCTATTACGACGCCACCCGGCCCAGCCGGCTGGAAAGCTTGATCGCCGGATCAACCAGGCTGCCCGCCGCCAAACGCGACCGGGCAGAGGCGCTGATCGCCCGGATCAGGGCGGCAGGCCTGTCGAAATACAACCTCCAAGCCCGCCGCCCGCTGCCCGCCTTACCCCAGGGGCGGCGGATTCTCGTCCCCGGCCAGGTCGAGGATGACGCCAGCCTCCGGCGCGGCGCAGGCGAGATCTGCACCAATGCGGCCCTGCTGCAAGCGGCGCGCGCGGCCAATCCCGCCGCCGTGATCCTCTATAAACCGCATCCCGATGTGCGCGCAGGCCTGCGCCCCGGCGCGGTGGCGAACGCGCGTGACTGGGCCGATCTGGTGCTGGAGGACGCCGACCCGATCGCCGCCATCAACGCCTGCGACAGCATCTGGACCATGACCTCGCTGCTGGGGTTCGAGGCTTTGTTGCACGACCGCCCCGTCACCTGCCTTGGAATGCCGTTTTACGCCGGCTGGGGGCTGACCGATGACCGCGCCATGCCGATTGCGCGGCGCAACAAAACGATAGACCTGACAGCGCTGGTCCATGCCACGCTGATCGCCTATCCGCGCTATCACGACCCCGTCAGCGGCCTGCCCTGCCCGGTCGAGGTGATCGTGGACAGGCTCACCCATGGCGATATCCCGCCCGCCACCCGGCTCAACCGCGCCACGGCGAAATTGCAAGGGCTCTTCGCCAGCGCAGCCCCCTTGTGGCGTTAA